The genomic interval CGCCGGCCAGGGCACGGGCAAAGCGTCGTACGTTCTCCAGCTCGTCCTCGTCGATCCGCGCAGGCCGCCCGTTCGTCTTCACCAGCCCCGCCACTCCCGGCGTGCCCACGACAACGTGCACTTCCGCCGGCTCGAAGCGGACGAAGACGTAGGATGGGAAGAGCGGCCACTCCACGACCTTCTTCCGATCCTTCCACTGACTCACCCGCGGGAGCAGCGGCAGAAACGTCTCCAGCCCTCGTTCCTGCAGCTGCCGATCCACATGCTTTTCATGACGCGCACGTGTGTAGCACGCGAACCAACCCGCTGCCGCCGGCTCCGAAATGCAGCTGTCCGCCTCGTCCGCTCGCAAAGTCTCTGCCATACTGCTTCGCCCCGGCGCTGCACGCCCTTCCGTCCGTCTCCGCCGCACCGGACTCCGGCCAGCGGCGCTCGCCCGCGCGCCAGTCAAAAACCTTCAGCGGCCCAGCCGAAATGTACTCCATTCCGCGGGTCCGGTCAAAACCCCGCAGCGGTCGGGACACCGTCGCAACTGCTTCTACGGGAACGAGATGCCATCCACGCGATGCCGCGGCCCCTGCCTCTTGATCCGCCCGATCCGTGCGCACCCTCCCCGGCGCGTCACTGGTGCCGTCTGGATCCATGGATGTAATAACCGGCCAGAGCGGAGACGAGCGCGGATATGATAGGCTGTTCCGGCTCCACATGCACCTCGAGCCCGCGCGCCCGGACCGCGTCCGCCGTTGCCGGTCCAATCACGGCGATCAAACATCGTGGCCCGTCCCGCTCATCGAGCGCATCGGCAAAGGAATCGACCGCTGAGGGCGCCGTGAACGTGATGACATCGATGCGCCCGGCGGCGGCCAGATCGGCCAGCCGGCGGGCCGCGGCCGGATCCGGCAGTGTGCGGTACGCGATCGGGTCGTCGAGCGCGGCGCCGGCGCCCAGGAGCGCCGCGGGCAGCTCCGGGCGCGGCGTCTCGGCGCGGGGCCAGAGCACGCGGACATCCCGAAGAGGGCCACGCTCCAGCAGAGCCGGAACGATGCCGGCGCCCGT from Longimicrobiales bacterium carries:
- a CDS encoding UpxY family transcription antiterminator, which encodes MAETLRADEADSCISEPAAAGWFACYTRARHEKHVDRQLQERGLETFLPLLPRVSQWKDRKKVVEWPLFPSYVFVRFEPAEVHVVVGTPGVAGLVKTNGRPARIDEDELENVRRFARALAGGGVEVEQAPFLAEGEWVEVMDGPFQGIQGIVTERRNRRRVRVGLKAIGQALEIDIDTRALRPV
- a CDS encoding uroporphyrinogen-III synthase, with product MTADALPLRGLSVAVTRPEDDADELADLLERAGAVPVLIPLTRILPPVDDAPLRRAVANAAAYGWIIFTSARAVRAFGAVAAPESPGRLRARIAAVGPATAAAVHALTGCAPDVVPDRSTGAGIVPALLERGPLRDVRVLWPRAETPRPELPAALLGAGAALDDPIAYRTLPDPAAARRLADLAAAGRIDVITFTAPSAVDSFADALDERDGPRCLIAVIGPATADAVRARGLEVHVEPEQPIISALVSALAGYYIHGSRRHQ